The Notamacropus eugenii isolate mMacEug1 chromosome Y, mMacEug1.pri_v2, whole genome shotgun sequence genome includes a window with the following:
- the LOC140516795 gene encoding MIF4G domain-containing protein-like, with product MDSSRNRGKTREGRLSAADILEEAPVYIWAYPTFPGPQAESKQANQSVFRQGLLNQLQREYQPWEQLRAPSLQGWVCYVTFICNIFDYLRVNNMPMMALVNPVYDCLFRMAQPDSLHKEEEVDCLVLQLHRIGEQLEKMNGQRMDELFGLLRDGFLLQDGLSSLSQLLLLQLIEFRAAGWKTTPHGSSPPTLYHHR from the exons ATGGATTCTTCTAGGAACAGAGGGAAAACCAGGGAAGGGAGGCTTTCAGCTGCAGACATCCTGGAAGAAGCCCCTGTTTACATCTGGGCTTACCCCACCTTCCCTGGGCCACAGGCAGAGAGCAAGCAAGCCAACCAGAGTGTCTTCCGTCAGGGCCTCCTCAATCAGCTGCAGCGGGAGTACCAGCCCTGGGAGCAGCTCCGAGCCCCATCCCTGCAGGGCTGGGTCTGCTATGTTACCTTCATCTGCAACATCTTTGACTACTTGAGG GTGAACAACATGCCTATGATGGCATTGGTCAATCCTGTCTATGACTGCCTTTTTCGAATGGCACAGCCTGACAGCCTGcacaaggaggaggag GTGGACTGCCTGGTGTTACAACTGCATCGAATTGGAGAGCAGCTGGAGAAAATGAATGGGCAGAGGATGGATGAGCTGTTTGGTCTTCTTCGTGATGGCTTCCTGCTCCAGGATGGGCTCAGCTCCCTGTCCCAGCTCTTGCTGCTACAGCTTATTGAGTTCCGGGCTGCTGGCTGGAAGACCACACCTCATGGCTCAAGCCCTCCCACCCTCTACCACCATCGGTAG